A genomic segment from Leucoraja erinacea ecotype New England chromosome 39, Leri_hhj_1, whole genome shotgun sequence encodes:
- the rab3da gene encoding RAB3D, member RAS oncogene family, a has protein sequence MASANDTKPAPKDAADQNFDYMFKLLIIGNSSVGKTSFLFRYADDSFTSAFVSTVGIDFKVKTVYRNEKRVKLQIWDTAGQERYRTITTAYYRGAMGFLLMYDITNQDSFGAVHDWATQIKTYSWDNTQVILVGNKSDLEDNRVIPTEEGKRLADELGFGFFEASAKENINVKQVFERLVDIICVKMSENLDIDPTLPNNKNTTLTENNRPQEGNCAC, from the exons ATGGCCTCTGCAAATGACACCAAGCCAGCGCCGAAAGATGCTGCGGACCAGAACTTCGACTACATGTTTAAGTTGCTCATCATCGGCAACAGCAGCGTAGGCAAGACCTCGTTTCTCTTCCGCTACGCCGATGACTCCTTCACGTCTGCCTTCGTCAGCACCGTGGGCATTGACTTCAAGGTGAAGACCGTCTACCGGAACGAGAAGAGGGTGAAGCTTCAGATATGG GACACGGCAGGCCAGGAACGTTACCGCACCATCACCACGGCCTACTACCGGGGAGCCATGGGATTCCTGCTCATGTACGACATCACCAACCAAGACTCCTTTGGTGCAGTACATGACTG GGCTACACAGATCAAAACATACTCATGGGATAACACCCAGGTGATTCTAGTTGGCAATAAATCTGACTTGGAAGACAACCGTGTGATCCCCACAGAAGAAGGAAAGCGACTGGCTGATGAATTAG GCTTTGGGTTTTTCGAGGCGAGTGCAAAGGAGAACATCAACGTGAAGCAGGTCTTTGAGCGGCTGGTGGATATCATCTGCGTGAAGATGTCCGAGAACCTGGACATTGACCCCACCTTGCCGAATAACAAGAATACCACTCTCACGGAGAACAACAGACCCCAGGAAGGCAACTGTGCATGCTAG